In the genome of Mugil cephalus isolate CIBA_MC_2020 chromosome 21, CIBA_Mcephalus_1.1, whole genome shotgun sequence, one region contains:
- the slc35b2 gene encoding adenosine 3'-phospho 5'-phosphosulfate transporter 1 — MPSFSRRVCPALVFLLFHSTVAAEEPSPLDNWHDFWLFRFLVNALGYSTIIIPGYLLISYFKRTNYIEKGTGLCYPVIKACVYGSEANGGLLDDVSVGSRNDADSGSSVRQAVKLIFCAAGLQVSYLTWGVLQERVMTRSYGATTPTEEGERFKDSQFLVFMNRILALTVSGLWCLLFKQPRHGAPMYKYSFASLSNIMSSWCQYEALKFISFPTQVLAKASKVIPVMLMGKIVSRKSYEYWEYLTAVLISVGVSMFLLSSTTSKHPSNVTTFSGVVILVGYIVFDSFTSNWQDNLFKYKMSSVQMMFGVNLFSCLFTIGSLLEQGAFFDSLAFMTRHSEFALHAVLLSVCSACGQLFIFYTINQFGAAVFTIIMTLRQAIAILLSCFLYGHAVTMVGGFGVAVVFLALFLRVYARSRMKAGRRSQPLTQKV; from the exons ATGCCTTCTTTTTCACGGAG GGTTTGCCCTGCCCTTGTGTTTCTCCTGTTCCATTCCACCGTGGCCGCAGAAGAGCCTTCGCCACTGGACAactggcatgatttctggctctTCCGCTTCCTGGTCAACGCGCTGGGATactccaccatcatcatccCCGGCTACCTCCTCATTAGCTACTTCAAACGAACCAACTACATAGAAAAAG GTACCGGACTTTGCTATCCTGTCATAAAGGCCTGCGTGTACGGCAGCGAGGCCAACGGCGGGTTGTTGGATGACGTGTCGGTTGGAAGCAGGAATGATGCGGATTCGGGATCGTCGGTCAGACAGGCTGTCAAGTTGATCTTTTGTGCTGCAGGACTTCAG GTGTCGTACCTGACGTGGGGAGTCCTGCAGGAGAGGGTGATGACTCGCTCCTACGGAGCCACGACCCCGACGGAGGAGGGCGAGCGCTTCAAGGACTCTCAGTTCTTGGTCTTCATGAACCGCATCCTCGCCCTCACCGTGTCGGGCCTCTGGTGCCTCCTCTTCAAGCAACCCCGCCACGGGGCGCCCATGTACAAGTACTCCTTCGCCTCGCTCTCCAACATCATGAGCAGCTGGTGCCAGTACGAGGCCCTCAAGTTCATCAGCTTCCCCACTCAGGTCCTGGCCAAGGCCTCCAAAGTCATTCCCGTCATGCTCATGGGCAAGATCGTGTCCCGCAAAAGCTACGAGTACTGGGAGTACTTGACCGCCGTGCTCATCTCCGTCGGCGTCAGCATGTTCCTGCTCTCCAGCACCACCAGCAAGCACCCCTCCAACGTCACCACCTTCAGCGGGGTCGTCATCCTCGTCGGCTACATCGTCTTCGACAGCTTCACCTCCAACTGGCAGGACAACCTGTTCAAGTACAAGATGTCGTCGGTGCAGATGATGTTCGGGGTGAACCTGTTCTCCTGCCTCTTCACCATCGGCTCGCTGCTCGAGCAGGGGGCCTTCTTCGACTCGCTCGCCTTCATGACGCGCCACTCCGAGTTCGCCCTCCACGCCGTGCTGCTGTCCGTGTGCTCGGCGTGCGGCCAGCTCTTCATCTTCTACACAATCAACCAGTTCGGCGCCGCCgtcttcaccatcatcatgaCCCTGCGCCAGGCCATCGCCATCCTCCTCTCTTGTTTCCTTTACGGCCACGCCGTCACCATGGTGGGCGGCTTCGGCGTGGCGGTGGTTTTCCTGGCGCTTTTCCTACGGGTGTACGCGCGAAGCCGCATGAAGGCAGGCCGGCGGTCGCAGCCGCTCACGCAGAAGGTGTAA